In Rhinoraja longicauda isolate Sanriku21f chromosome 6, sRhiLon1.1, whole genome shotgun sequence, the following proteins share a genomic window:
- the mc1r gene encoding melanocyte-stimulating hormone receptor, with product MNTTTLAPHGTVLKALSSHWLPKNANNSYNMSSLQCQQFNIPEEIFLTLGLLSFVENMLVIMAIIKNRNLHSPMHYFICCLAVSDMLVSVSNTIETIVLILMAKEALTVQNHTLKHIDNLIDLMICTSMVSSLSFLAAIAADRYITIFYALRYHVIMTTRNAVIIIVGIWIVSSTSSIIFIVYSDSGAVIICLVSFFFAMLMIMGGLYLHMFILAQTHTKKIMMQRKKRPAHQVANMKGAITLTILLGLFLVCWSPFFLHLLLIISCPHNPFCLCFTSHFNMFLILVICNSVVDPIIYALRSQELRKTIKEIACCSW from the coding sequence ATGAATACCACAACTTTAGCTCCACATGGGACTGTGTTAAAGGCCCTTTCGTCTCACTGGTTGCCGAAGAATGCCAACAATTCTTACAATATGTCCTCTTTGCAATGTCAACAATTCAATATTCCAGAGGAGATCTTCTTAACACTTGGTCTTCTCAGTTTTGTGGAAAATATGCTGGTGATCATGGCAATTATTAAGAACCGGAATTTGCATTCTCCGATGCATTATTTCATCTGCTGCCTGGCTGTGTcagatatgttggtcagtgtgagtaATACAATAGAAACAATTGTTCTCATTCTAATGGCGAAAGAAGCTTTGACTGTGCAGAACCACACCCTTAAACACATAGACAATCTAATAGATCTGATGATCTGTACCTCAATGGTATCGTCACTCTCCTTCTTGGCTGCCATTGCAGCTGACAGGTACATCACTATATTTTATGCCTTACGATATCATGTCATTATGACCACCCGGAATGCTGTCATCATCATTGTTGGAATCTGGATAGTCAGCAGCACCTCGAGCATCATCTTCATTGTCTACTCGGACAGTGGTGCGGTCATTATCTGCCTCGTTTCCTTCTTCTTTGCGATGTTGATGATCATGGGTGGCTTGTACCTCCACATGTTTATTCTTGCTCAAACTCATACGAAGAAGATTATGATGCAACGTAAGAAGAGACCTGCTCACCAAGTTGCCAACATGAAAGGAGCCATTACGCTGACAATATTGCTGGGACTCTTTCTCGTTTGCTGGAGTCCCTTCTTTCTCCACCTTCTGCTCATTATTAGTTGTCCTCACAACCCCTTTTGTCTGTGCTTCACTTCTCACTTCAACATGTTCCTGATTCTCGTGATTTGCAATTCGGTCGTCGATCCCATCATCTATGCATTAAGAAGCCAGGAGCTACGCAAAACCATAAAGGAAATTGCTTGCTGTTCCTGGTAG